In Alteromonas mediterranea DE, a single genomic region encodes these proteins:
- a CDS encoding ABC transporter ATP-binding protein: MFSFFEKLTQPFPDTSPSQPPKGLVAFCKYYTQGMWGVILTVSVLSAIVAMLEVALFGFLGQLVDWFSEQNRETFLADQKFTLIGMGVTVLVLIPLFILLRSLFSRQSLMGNYPMRIRWQAHRYLLGQSLTFFHDEFAGRVATKVMQTALSVRETVTKVLDLLVYISVYFISMVVLIFSTDWRLAMPLIVWFFVYIGILKVLVPKLKEVSQKQADARSLMTGRIVDSYTNITTVKLFSHSRREADYAKESMDGFLQTVYPQMRLVTVLEFCVEMANAILIFTIGALSVYLWMENIASPGDIAIAISLCLRLNGMSHWVMWEVSGLFENLGTVQDGMNTLAQPIAVKDKPKADALQVNGGGIKFDDVDFSYSGADDKPIDVFTNLDLTIKPGEKVGLVGRSGAGKSTLVNLLMRFYDTQSGRIIIDGQDITDVGQETLRAKISMVTQDTSLMHRSVRDNILYGRTDATEEDMIRAAKQAEAHDFILTLTDSYGRTGYDAHVGERGVKLSGGQRQRIAIARVLLKDAPVLVLDEATSALDSEVEAAIQACLDKVMEGKTVLAIAHRLSTIAQMDRLLVLDKGSIVEQGTHAELIAHNGIYAKLWAHQTGGFIGVE; this comes from the coding sequence ATGTTTTCATTTTTCGAAAAGCTTACCCAGCCTTTTCCTGATACGTCTCCTAGTCAACCGCCGAAGGGCTTAGTGGCTTTTTGTAAGTATTATACTCAAGGCATGTGGGGCGTGATCCTTACTGTTTCCGTGCTCAGTGCAATCGTTGCCATGCTAGAAGTGGCACTGTTTGGCTTTCTAGGGCAGCTGGTAGACTGGTTTTCCGAGCAAAATCGCGAGACATTTTTGGCTGACCAAAAGTTTACGCTTATTGGGATGGGGGTTACGGTACTTGTTCTTATTCCCCTGTTTATATTGCTTCGCTCCCTATTTTCCCGTCAGTCTTTAATGGGTAACTACCCCATGCGAATTAGATGGCAAGCCCATCGGTATTTACTGGGGCAAAGCTTAACCTTCTTTCACGATGAATTTGCAGGGCGTGTGGCCACCAAAGTCATGCAAACCGCGCTATCGGTGCGAGAAACCGTGACCAAGGTACTCGACCTGTTGGTGTATATCAGCGTGTACTTTATCTCGATGGTGGTACTCATTTTTAGTACAGACTGGCGTTTAGCCATGCCGCTTATTGTATGGTTTTTTGTCTATATTGGTATTTTGAAGGTATTGGTACCCAAACTAAAAGAAGTGTCTCAAAAGCAGGCCGATGCACGCTCGCTAATGACAGGGCGTATTGTGGATAGCTACACCAATATCACTACCGTCAAACTGTTTTCTCATAGCCGCCGAGAGGCCGACTATGCCAAAGAAAGCATGGATGGTTTTCTGCAAACCGTTTACCCGCAAATGCGTTTAGTGACGGTATTAGAATTCTGTGTGGAAATGGCTAACGCTATTCTCATTTTTACCATAGGTGCATTATCTGTGTATCTATGGATGGAAAATATCGCAAGCCCTGGTGACATTGCTATTGCTATTAGCCTTTGTTTACGACTGAACGGTATGTCGCATTGGGTGATGTGGGAAGTCTCTGGGCTATTTGAAAACTTAGGCACAGTGCAGGACGGCATGAATACCTTAGCACAACCTATCGCCGTAAAAGACAAGCCTAAGGCCGACGCGTTACAAGTCAACGGTGGTGGTATCAAGTTTGATGATGTGGACTTCTCATACTCGGGCGCAGACGATAAGCCAATTGATGTTTTTACCAATTTAGACTTGACCATTAAGCCAGGCGAAAAAGTGGGCTTAGTAGGGCGCTCTGGGGCGGGTAAATCGACCTTGGTTAATTTGCTTATGCGTTTTTACGACACCCAAAGCGGCCGTATTATTATTGATGGGCAAGACATTACCGACGTCGGGCAAGAAACCCTACGCGCCAAAATTAGCATGGTGACCCAAGACACCTCCCTAATGCACCGTTCGGTAAGAGATAATATTTTATATGGCCGTACTGATGCGACGGAAGAGGATATGATTCGCGCAGCCAAACAGGCTGAAGCACACGACTTTATTCTTACCCTTACCGATAGCTACGGAAGAACAGGGTACGACGCCCATGTGGGGGAACGCGGCGTGAAGCTTTCAGGGGGTCAACGTCAGCGTATTGCTATCGCCCGCGTGTTGTTAAAAGATGCGCCAGTGTTGGTACTTGACGAGGCGACCTCGGCGCTCGATTCAGAGGTAGAGGCAGCCATTCAAGCGTGCTTAGATAAAGTAATGGAAGGCAAAACGGTTCTCGCCATTGCCCACCGTTTATCGACCATAGCCCAAATGGACAGGCTTCTGGTGCTAGATAAAGGCAGTATTGTAGAGCAGGGGACGCACGCGGAGCTTATCGCACACAACGGTATTTATGCCAAGCTATGGGCACATCAAACGGGCGGTTTTATTGGCGTTGAATAG
- a CDS encoding M13 family metallopeptidase — protein MLRSVLSLSVALALTACSPQNSSTEQQSQSAATEEAQQQLSSGVIKENMDLSVDPGDDFFRYVNGNWFDNFEIPADKSSYGAFVILRDEAQDHVMDIIKSSAEGDFKAGSDEQKVGDFYRAYMDMETRNELGTTPLKPELAKIDTIEDYTDLAEYFAYAARYGYGTPFSLTQYPDLKSPKEYLMYTWQSGLGLPEREYYFDDDESSQTIRDAYVKHIQTMFELAGFEAPKESADMLFALETKIAQLHMKKEQARNFAANYNKLTIEELKALMPKFDWDAYLAEADVSDIPSLGILQKDYMQNIDGVIAETSLKDWKTFLKWGLLNASAGRLSAELDEANFNFYSKVLRGVEEQQPQWRRAVSLSNAHVGELIGKVYVKQHFPPAAKERMMEMVNNLILAYKESIENLDWMTDETRAQALDKLSKFTVKIGYPDQWRDYSALTVKAGDLFGNLKRSSDVLYEEMLKKQGGPVWTHEWGMTPQTVNAYYNPPLNEIVFPAAILQPPFFDMNAEDAVNYGGIGAVIGHEIGHGFDDSGSTFDGDGVLRNWWTDEDRGEFEARTANLVEQYNQFEVLPDLHVNGEYTLGENIGDLGGISIALKAYHLSLDGEKAPELDGFTGDQRVFIGYGQVWASKYREEALRSQVQTDTHSPTKFRTNGAVRNVPEFYEAFNVTEDDALYLPPEERVKIW, from the coding sequence ATGTTACGTAGCGTTTTAAGCTTAAGCGTGGCACTGGCCTTAACAGCTTGTAGCCCACAAAATTCATCAACAGAACAACAGTCACAAAGCGCGGCCACTGAAGAAGCCCAACAACAGCTTTCATCAGGTGTCATAAAAGAGAATATGGACCTGTCTGTTGACCCAGGTGATGACTTTTTCCGCTACGTAAACGGTAACTGGTTTGATAATTTTGAAATACCAGCAGATAAATCTAGCTATGGCGCGTTCGTTATTCTTCGCGACGAAGCGCAAGATCACGTTATGGATATCATTAAGTCCTCAGCCGAAGGCGACTTTAAAGCCGGAAGCGATGAGCAAAAAGTGGGTGACTTTTACCGTGCTTATATGGACATGGAAACGCGTAATGAGCTGGGTACCACGCCCCTTAAGCCAGAGCTTGCAAAAATAGACACCATTGAAGACTACACAGATTTGGCTGAATATTTTGCCTATGCGGCACGCTATGGATATGGTACACCCTTTAGCCTTACCCAGTACCCAGACCTTAAATCGCCAAAAGAATATCTAATGTATACATGGCAATCGGGCTTAGGGCTGCCCGAACGTGAGTACTATTTTGACGATGATGAATCATCACAAACTATCCGTGATGCCTACGTTAAACATATCCAAACCATGTTTGAATTAGCCGGTTTCGAAGCGCCTAAAGAAAGCGCTGATATGCTTTTCGCACTTGAGACTAAAATAGCTCAACTGCACATGAAAAAAGAGCAAGCCCGTAACTTTGCCGCCAACTACAATAAGCTAACCATTGAAGAGCTAAAAGCATTAATGCCTAAGTTCGACTGGGACGCTTATCTTGCCGAAGCTGACGTTAGCGACATTCCTTCATTAGGTATCTTGCAAAAAGACTATATGCAAAACATTGATGGTGTTATTGCAGAAACGTCGCTAAAAGATTGGAAGACCTTCCTTAAATGGGGCCTATTGAATGCTTCGGCCGGTCGCCTAAGCGCTGAATTAGATGAAGCAAACTTCAACTTTTACAGCAAAGTACTTCGCGGCGTAGAAGAACAGCAGCCACAGTGGCGCCGAGCGGTGAGTCTATCAAATGCCCACGTGGGCGAGCTTATTGGTAAGGTTTATGTGAAGCAGCATTTTCCACCAGCCGCGAAAGAACGCATGATGGAAATGGTAAATAACCTGATCTTGGCGTACAAAGAAAGTATTGAAAACCTTGACTGGATGACGGATGAAACCCGTGCCCAAGCCTTAGATAAGCTATCTAAGTTTACCGTAAAAATTGGTTACCCAGACCAGTGGAGAGATTATTCAGCCCTTACGGTTAAAGCCGGCGACTTGTTCGGAAACCTTAAGCGTTCTTCAGATGTACTTTACGAAGAAATGCTTAAGAAACAAGGCGGCCCAGTGTGGACCCATGAATGGGGAATGACACCGCAAACGGTTAATGCTTACTACAACCCGCCGCTAAACGAGATTGTATTTCCAGCCGCTATCCTTCAACCTCCGTTTTTCGATATGAACGCCGAAGATGCCGTTAACTACGGCGGTATTGGCGCGGTTATTGGTCACGAAATTGGTCACGGCTTCGACGATTCAGGCTCAACGTTCGACGGTGATGGCGTACTTAGAAACTGGTGGACTGATGAAGATCGCGGCGAGTTTGAAGCACGTACAGCAAACTTGGTTGAACAGTACAACCAATTTGAAGTTTTGCCTGATTTACACGTAAACGGTGAATATACGCTCGGTGAAAACATTGGCGACCTTGGCGGTATCAGTATCGCTTTAAAAGCTTATCATTTGTCGCTTGATGGTGAAAAAGCCCCTGAACTAGACGGCTTCACTGGCGACCAGCGTGTTTTCATTGGTTATGGACAAGTGTGGGCCAGCAAATACCGTGAGGAAGCCTTGCGCAGCCAAGTACAAACCGATACCCATTCACCTACGAAGTTCCGCACTAACGGTGCTGTTCGCAACGTACCTGAATTCTACGAAGCGTTTAACGTGACCGAAGACGATGCGTTGTATTTACCACCCGAAGAACGCGTGAAAATTTGGTAA
- the nusG gene encoding transcription termination/antitermination protein NusG, translated as MSEEEAVKKRWYVVQAYSQYEARVKKTLLEYIKMHNMEDYFGQVLVPTEEVVEMRAGQKRKSERKFYPGYVLVEMAMTEESWHLVKSVPRVLGFIGGTSDRPMPITQKEADAILNRLEENVDKPRPKTLFEPGEVVRVTDGPFADFNGVVEEVDYEKSRVKVSVLIFGRSTPVDLEFGQVEKG; from the coding sequence ATGTCTGAAGAAGAAGCAGTAAAGAAAAGATGGTACGTAGTTCAAGCCTATTCGCAATACGAAGCTCGCGTTAAAAAGACGTTGCTTGAATACATTAAAATGCACAACATGGAAGACTACTTCGGTCAGGTACTAGTACCAACAGAGGAAGTTGTTGAAATGCGTGCAGGTCAAAAGCGTAAATCTGAGCGTAAGTTCTACCCGGGTTATGTATTGGTAGAAATGGCGATGACCGAAGAGTCATGGCACTTAGTGAAAAGCGTACCTCGCGTACTAGGTTTCATCGGCGGCACCTCTGACCGTCCTATGCCAATTACGCAGAAAGAAGCAGACGCTATCCTAAATCGTCTTGAAGAAAACGTTGATAAGCCAAGACCGAAAACATTGTTCGAGCCAGGCGAAGTGGTTCGCGTTACCGATGGTCCATTTGCCGACTTCAATGGTGTGGTAGAAGAAGTAGACTACGAAAAGAGCCGCGTAAAAGTATCGGTACTTATCTTCGGTCGTTCTACACCAGTAGACCTAGAATTTGGTCAGGTAGAAAAAGGCTAA
- the dbpA gene encoding ATP-dependent RNA helicase DbpA — MTVETVKQLDINPAITKALDSQGIHQLSPIQAQSLPDALQGKDVIGQAQTGSGKTLCFVIPALEKIEVNDFSTQAIMLCPTRELAEQVAQQCRSAAKDIGNIKVTTLCGGQPMGPQIQSLKHSPHIIVGTPGRVMDHVEKRRIDLRNVKLRVLDEADRMLDMGFEDDLRIIFGQTPKQVQTLLFSATFTEQIERVAKQYLHNPVTCKVESQENKPAITQLGYNVLPHTRTQALKAVLTEYQPKNAIVFCNRKTQVNDVVDELIEDGFSAKGLQGDMEQHQRTSVLMQFASDSLQVLVATDVAARGLDIDDVACVINYTVSEEPETHIHRIGRTARAGAKGMAITLVSEEEEHFLRKIEVLQESDIPLKGAQSLRFHKNKITQPEFTCISLSAGKKEKLRPGDLVGALTKDAGIPGDDLGKIKVQNSMSFVAVKTRSVKKAMTQFREGKIKGKRIRARKL; from the coding sequence ATGACAGTTGAAACAGTAAAGCAATTAGATATAAATCCCGCCATCACAAAGGCATTGGACTCACAAGGCATTCACCAGCTTTCTCCTATTCAAGCCCAATCGCTTCCCGACGCTCTACAGGGCAAAGATGTGATTGGTCAAGCGCAAACCGGGAGTGGTAAAACGCTTTGTTTCGTAATTCCCGCGCTTGAAAAAATTGAAGTTAATGACTTCTCAACTCAGGCGATAATGTTGTGCCCAACTCGTGAGCTTGCAGAACAAGTCGCGCAGCAGTGTCGCTCTGCGGCGAAAGATATAGGTAACATCAAGGTGACAACCTTGTGTGGTGGTCAGCCGATGGGGCCGCAGATTCAGTCTCTCAAACATAGTCCTCATATTATTGTAGGTACGCCGGGTCGCGTAATGGATCACGTTGAAAAACGCCGTATAGATTTGCGTAATGTAAAACTGCGTGTGTTAGATGAAGCCGATCGCATGTTAGATATGGGCTTTGAGGATGACCTACGCATTATCTTTGGTCAAACGCCAAAGCAGGTGCAAACCCTGCTGTTTTCTGCCACTTTCACTGAACAAATAGAGCGTGTGGCTAAGCAATATCTGCACAATCCGGTAACCTGCAAAGTTGAGTCTCAAGAGAATAAGCCTGCCATCACTCAGCTGGGATACAACGTACTGCCTCATACCCGCACGCAGGCACTAAAAGCGGTGTTAACGGAATATCAGCCTAAAAATGCCATTGTTTTCTGTAATCGTAAAACGCAGGTAAATGACGTAGTTGATGAACTGATAGAAGACGGTTTTAGCGCTAAAGGGCTTCAGGGAGATATGGAGCAGCACCAAAGAACCTCAGTGTTAATGCAGTTTGCCAGCGACTCACTGCAAGTGCTAGTTGCCACCGATGTAGCCGCTCGCGGACTAGATATCGACGATGTTGCCTGTGTTATCAATTACACTGTAAGCGAAGAGCCCGAAACCCATATTCACCGTATAGGACGTACAGCGCGAGCTGGGGCGAAAGGCATGGCCATAACGCTGGTAAGTGAGGAAGAGGAGCATTTCCTAAGAAAAATAGAAGTGCTACAGGAAAGTGATATTCCGCTAAAAGGGGCGCAAAGCCTACGCTTTCATAAAAACAAAATTACCCAGCCCGAGTTTACTTGTATTTCATTGAGTGCCGGTAAAAAAGAAAAGCTTCGTCCTGGTGACTTAGTCGGAGCGTTGACCAAAGATGCGGGTATTCCCGGCGATGACCTAGGTAAAATTAAAGTTCAGAACAGCATGAGTTTTGTAGCGGTGAAAACGCGAAGCGTGAAAAAAGCCATGACGCAGTTCAGAGAGGGCAAAATTAAAGGAAAGCGTATTAGAGCAAGAAAGCTTTAA
- the secE gene encoding preprotein translocase subunit SecE, whose amino-acid sequence MSEKTENQSNALDMFKWVVVFALLAGLVTANTMYGEISVLYRAIAIVVVVGIAGFIAATTEKGSTFLSFAKESRTEVRKVVWPTRQEANQTTLIVLAATLVMALILWGLDGIIVRVVGFITGIGA is encoded by the coding sequence ATGAGCGAAAAGACGGAAAATCAGTCCAATGCGTTGGACATGTTTAAATGGGTAGTGGTTTTTGCACTACTTGCCGGTTTAGTAACCGCTAATACAATGTACGGTGAGATTTCGGTACTATACCGTGCCATCGCGATTGTTGTAGTTGTTGGTATAGCTGGTTTTATCGCGGCAACGACTGAAAAAGGTAGTACCTTCTTGAGCTTTGCTAAAGAGTCTCGCACAGAAGTTCGCAAGGTAGTATGGCCAACGCGTCAAGAAGCGAACCAAACTACCCTTATCGTACTTGCAGCGACGTTAGTTATGGCACTAATTTTATGGGGACTAGACGGCATCATCGTTCGTGTAGTTGGCTTTATTACTGGAATAGGAGCATAA
- a CDS encoding RraA family protein, translating into MELHNTPFDSVSPCEYADALPRNQFMHYAIKPLWEDMPRIAGPAFTVKCEPGDHLMLHAAIYRASPGDIIVVEADDEFAVAGGNVCAIAQSRGIKGFVIDGVIRDIAETRDNAFPVFARGVVPKPGAKKCISPLNQTISCGGVTVEGGDIIVADEEGIAVIPQAEALGAFEIARQRADKDSAMSLEQWQAEHSEKVESILAKLGYED; encoded by the coding sequence ATGGAGTTACACAATACCCCTTTTGATAGCGTATCACCTTGCGAGTACGCCGACGCGCTGCCAAGGAATCAGTTCATGCATTACGCGATAAAACCTTTGTGGGAAGATATGCCTCGCATTGCAGGGCCGGCATTCACTGTAAAGTGTGAGCCCGGTGATCACCTTATGCTGCATGCGGCCATCTATCGCGCAAGTCCTGGTGATATTATTGTGGTGGAAGCCGACGATGAGTTTGCTGTGGCCGGTGGTAATGTATGTGCTATTGCGCAATCTCGCGGAATAAAAGGTTTTGTTATCGATGGCGTCATTCGCGATATTGCTGAAACACGGGACAATGCGTTTCCAGTTTTTGCGCGTGGTGTTGTGCCTAAGCCGGGAGCGAAAAAATGTATCTCGCCACTTAATCAGACAATATCTTGCGGTGGCGTAACCGTGGAAGGGGGAGATATTATTGTTGCAGATGAAGAGGGGATTGCGGTTATACCGCAGGCAGAAGCACTTGGCGCGTTTGAAATAGCAAGACAACGCGCAGACAAAGATAGCGCAATGTCTCTTGAACAATGGCAAGCCGAACATTCAGAAAAAGTAGAAAGTATTCTTGCTAAGCTGGGTTATGAAGACTGA
- the rplK gene encoding 50S ribosomal protein L11, whose amino-acid sequence MAKKVSGIIKLQVAAGAANPSPPVGPALGQHGVNIMEFCKAFNAKTESLEKGAPVPVEITVYEDRSFTFETKTPPASYLLKKAAGIKSGSGRPNTEKVGTVTRAQLEEIAKTKEPDLTAADLDAAVRTIAGSARSMGLNVED is encoded by the coding sequence ATGGCTAAAAAAGTAAGCGGTATTATTAAGCTTCAGGTTGCAGCTGGCGCTGCTAACCCGAGTCCACCGGTTGGTCCTGCACTAGGTCAGCACGGTGTGAACATCATGGAATTCTGTAAGGCTTTCAACGCGAAAACAGAAAGTCTTGAGAAAGGCGCTCCGGTACCAGTAGAAATTACGGTATACGAAGATCGCTCTTTCACATTCGAAACTAAGACTCCTCCTGCGTCTTACCTGCTTAAGAAAGCAGCGGGCATCAAGAGTGGTTCTGGCCGTCCTAACACTGAAAAAGTGGGTACTGTTACTCGCGCTCAGTTGGAAGAGATCGCTAAAACTAAAGAGCCAGACCTTACTGCAGCTGATCTAGATGCAGCGGTACGCACTATCGCGGGTTCTGCTCGCTCAATGGGCTTGAACGTAGAGGACTAA
- a CDS encoding ACT domain-containing protein, whose translation MVAETDLTVLLKNLNPVASSENYVFTTLPANKLTNTLVSAAKGMFQEREGTTLILPLAAAKQAELQFEGCYWCITCEVHSSLEAVGMTAAMSSALGKAGISANVVAAYYHDHIFVPFENVDLALEVLASLSH comes from the coding sequence ATGGTCGCTGAAACAGACTTGACTGTGTTATTGAAAAACTTAAACCCTGTAGCGAGTAGTGAAAATTATGTTTTCACGACCTTACCAGCTAACAAGTTGACCAATACGCTTGTTTCAGCGGCGAAGGGCATGTTTCAAGAACGAGAGGGCACTACGCTTATCTTGCCGTTAGCTGCAGCTAAGCAAGCGGAACTGCAATTTGAAGGGTGTTATTGGTGTATAACCTGTGAAGTGCACTCAAGTTTAGAAGCCGTAGGGATGACAGCAGCGATGTCTTCGGCGTTGGGAAAAGCGGGGATTAGTGCCAATGTGGTAGCCGCTTATTACCACGACCACATTTTTGTGCCTTTCGAAAACGTTGATTTAGCGCTTGAGGTCTTAGCCTCATTGTCTCATTAA